A window of the Helianthus annuus cultivar XRQ/B chromosome 4, HanXRQr2.0-SUNRISE, whole genome shotgun sequence genome harbors these coding sequences:
- the LOC118491566 gene encoding uncharacterized protein LOC118491566, translating to MDVFLRPLVDELKQLWQTGVRTKDAATNIYFTMKAALLWTINDFPARSSLSGWSRQGYMACPTCNQDTPSIRVTGKCAYVGHRRFLDANHPWRTSLDFNGRPETRDPPRQFSPADIEAQLGRLINRLPGKHPDFGGRRITRSDFELNWSKRSIFFDLEYWSSLQLKHNLDVMHIEKNVCDSLLGTLLMNDKSKDTPNARSDLEKLNIRPSQWLKQLGGKFLSPHPKYSFKSDDRKLFCQFIKNVKLPDGFGSNISKRVTDNNANITGLKSHDCHILMQRLIPIGVRGLLTKDTSTPIVDLCMFFKQLCSRTLSVDDMKKAKDDIVTILCKLEMIYPPAFFDIMVHLLVHLPDEAIAGGPVAFRWMYPFERYMKKLKNYVKNPARPEGCIAECYVFEEALTFCSMYLKDVQTKFNRPDRNDDVVVEKRKLWVFESKCRYVGVRKEKYLSFIEKSKMEWFVLKNCAEVREYMK from the coding sequence ATGGACGTTTTCCTTAGACCGTTAGTGGATGAGCTTAAGCAATTGTGGCAGACAGGTGTACGTACTAAAGACGCAGCAACAAACATATACTTCACAATGAAGGCGGCGTTGTTATGGACCATAAATGACTTTCCAGCCCGTAGTAGCCTATCAGGTTGGAGCAGACAAGGCTACATGGCATGCCCAACTTGTAACCAAGACACTCCTTCAATACGTGTAACTGGTAAATGTGCTTATGTTGGTCATCGCCGGTTCTTAGATGCCAACCATCCTTGGAGAACAAGTCTCGACTTTAACGGGAGACCCGAGACACGAGACCCTCCGAGACAGTTTAGCCCAGCTGACATAGAAGCTCAACTAGGTCGTTTAATTAATCGTCTACCAGGCAAGCATCCAGATTTTGGAGGTAGGAGGATAACCCGGTCAGATTTCGAGTTGAACTGGTCCAAAAGAAGCATATTTTTTGACCTTGAGTATTGGTCTTCTCTGCAGCTGAAACATAACTTAGATGTAATGCATATAGAGAAAAATGTGTGCGACAGCTTGCTCGGTACTCTTCTGATGAACGATAAGAGCAAAGACACGCCAAATGCGCGGTCCGACTTGGAAAAACTAAACATTCGGCCGTCACAATGGCTGAAACAATTGGGTGGCAAGTTCTTAAGTCCCCACCCAAAGTACTCATTCAAGTCCGATGATCGAAAACTTTTTTGTCAgtttataaaaaatgttaaattaCCAGATGGGTTTGGATCTAATATCAGTAAGAGGGTGACAGATAACAATGCTAACATTACCGGGTTGAAATCTCATgactgtcatatcctcatgcaaCGTTTGATACCGATTGGGGTTAGAGGGCTTTTGACTAAAGATACATCTACACCAATAGTAGACCTTTGTATGTTCTTTAAGCAACTTTGCTCTAGAACACTATCGGTGGATGATATGAAGAAAGCAAAGGATGACATTGTTACCATCTTATGCAAGTTAGAGATGATCTATCCACCTGCGTTTTTTGACATTATGGTTCATTTACTTGTGCATTTACCTGATGAAGCGATTGCGGGAGGTCCAGTAGCTTTTAGATGGATGTATCCATTTGAAAGGTACATGAAAAAACTAAAGAACTATGTTAAAAACCCGGCAAGGCCTGAAGGTTGTATAGCTGAATGTTATGTGTTTGAAGAAGCTCTAACATTTTGTTCAATGTACCTTAAAGATGTTCAGACTAAGTTCAATCGCCCAGATAGAAACGATGATGTCGTTGTTGAAAAAAGAAAGTTATGGGTGTTTGAGTCCAAATGTCGTTATGTTGGCGTAAGAAAGGAGAAATATCTATCATTCATCGAAAAAAGCAAGATGGAATGGTTTGTCCTCAAAAACTGCGCAGAAGTTAGGGAGTACATGAAGTGA
- the LOC110934893 gene encoding uncharacterized protein LOC110934893, with the protein MADVAPWGHGGGGAGDPPLPPGGFHGTHETDAVPPKRVRGKAKNEKLRRLVKAGGGGAVSLTFDRQVTYTPVGKTRDMFSREAGLYMWRSIPFDKIGWDNVEQNYKDALMNHLRENFNFDEVERDIEAKNLTGGIRAVLMKRYSDRKYDAKKLFKSKGGYDDLESARAFHPKDMPYDNWLRTIEGFREEKYIKRSKANTLVREKQQFPYRGGTSSYGSTAYKNDMDWVPTYAKTHTDNQGNWVDPVAEQNYRNIQHATSEWSG; encoded by the exons ATGGCTGATGTGGCCCCCTGGGGACATGGGGGTGGCGGCGCTGGTGATCCACCGCTTCCACCTGGTGGATTTCATGGCACACACGAGACAGACG CGGTTCCCCCGAAGAGGGTTAGGGGGAAAGCAAAAAACGAGAAACTAAGGCGTCTGGTAaaagcggggggggggggggctgtaTCGCTTACGTTTGACAGGCAGGTGACGTATACCCCTGTTGGTAAAACAAGGGATATGTTTTCACGGGAGGCCGGCCTGTATATGTGGCGGTCCATCCCCTTCGATAAAATTGGATGGGATAACGTTGAACAAAATTACAAGGATGCCCTCATGAACCACTTACGG gaaaatttcaattttgatgAAGTGGAACGTGATATAGAGGCCAAAAACTTGACGGGTGGCATTAGGGCTGTGCTTATGAAGCGGTACTCTGACCGCAAGTACGATGCTAAAAAATTATTTAAGAGCAAGGGAGGTTACGATGATCTTGAGAGTGCAAGGGCATTCCATCCCAAGGATATGCCCTATGATAACTGGTTGAGAACCATCGAAGGTTTCCGGgaagaaaaatatattaaaagaagcAAGGCCAACACACTAGTACGCGAGAAACAACAATTCCCATACCGTGGGGGGACATCTTCGTACGGTAGCACCGCctataaaaat GATATGGATTGGGTACCTACGTATGCTAAAACCCACACGGACAATCAAGGGAATTGGGTTGATCCGGTTGCTGAACAAAATTAC CGGAACATACAACATGCCACTAGTGAATGGAGCGGTTAG